A DNA window from Bacteroidota bacterium contains the following coding sequences:
- a CDS encoding T9SS type A sorting domain-containing protein: MYPSRFLSLPRTVVQYLSMLFLLLAPIKILSAQSTNVPADSLLLWTFDGCDTAQDPSTMTPDLLADGGCLAVSGTHPYNGLDEFSCDERNGGQVVCFPGRTDPFPRDEVFFEGDEETIAFSVTMTPAAGKTGYLSALELDITSNYNDIGSTSEGWAIRVLVGEQEIYRAIDLSVERDFWELNAVDFSSLEAFQFTETTTFRFEILGYGFIENNNLHFDNMVVRGGCIDSTIIFPEGDLALKHLLDNRGKTVFESGELVRFLVRAHNQGEAPVTDVTLINYLPAGWTPAQRSYDYGWVDTTDLNGDPALSLTSDYVIQPGATKTHPLFLVAPTPDLSLTYTIPAEIVQAFDLEEREIQDLDSTPDINPGNDFSVDNVIDNASGDEDDYDFTRLLVLVSENLNQDLAADVLHTGQETPEVYALHEGYPNPFNPVTTLSYQVPEEVHVQLAVYDLQGRMVDLLVDKTVAAGRYEVTFEANHLASGVYFYTMQAGTQQFTRTLLLTK, encoded by the coding sequence GTGTATCCATCTCGTTTCTTGTCGCTACCACGCACCGTGGTGCAGTACCTCAGCATGCTTTTTTTGCTGCTGGCGCCAATCAAAATTCTGTCAGCACAATCCACAAATGTACCAGCAGATTCTCTCTTGTTATGGACTTTTGATGGTTGTGATACCGCACAAGATCCATCAACCATGACACCCGATTTACTTGCTGACGGAGGGTGTCTGGCTGTCTCTGGAACGCATCCGTACAACGGGTTAGATGAATTTTCCTGTGACGAAAGAAATGGCGGTCAGGTTGTGTGTTTCCCCGGGCGAACAGACCCGTTTCCACGCGATGAAGTGTTCTTCGAGGGAGACGAAGAAACGATTGCTTTTTCCGTAACCATGACGCCAGCAGCGGGCAAGACGGGCTATTTATCTGCGCTGGAATTGGACATAACCAGCAACTACAACGACATCGGTTCTACCTCTGAGGGATGGGCCATCCGGGTCCTGGTAGGAGAGCAGGAGATTTACCGCGCAATTGATTTGAGCGTGGAACGCGATTTTTGGGAATTGAATGCCGTCGATTTTTCAAGCCTCGAAGCCTTTCAGTTTACAGAGACCACAACCTTCCGGTTTGAAATTCTCGGCTACGGCTTCATCGAAAACAACAACCTGCATTTCGACAATATGGTTGTCCGAGGGGGATGTATTGATTCGACGATTATTTTTCCTGAGGGTGATCTTGCGCTAAAACATTTGCTGGATAACCGGGGCAAAACGGTGTTTGAATCTGGCGAATTGGTTCGTTTCCTCGTGCGTGCACACAACCAGGGCGAGGCGCCTGTAACAGACGTTACCCTGATTAACTACCTGCCTGCCGGCTGGACGCCTGCACAACGCAGCTATGACTATGGATGGGTTGATACCACCGACTTGAATGGTGACCCGGCGCTCAGCCTGACTTCCGATTATGTGATTCAACCAGGCGCTACAAAAACGCACCCGCTATTCCTTGTTGCACCTACACCTGACTTGTCACTCACCTATACCATCCCCGCTGAAATTGTGCAGGCCTTTGATCTCGAAGAAAGAGAAATCCAGGATTTAGATTCAACGCCGGACATCAATCCTGGCAATGACTTTAGCGTTGACAATGTGATTGACAACGCTAGTGGGGACGAGGATGACTACGATTTTACACGGTTGCTGGTCCTTGTTTCAGAAAACCTGAATCAGGACCTTGCGGCGGATGTGCTGCACACGGGGCAAGAGACGCCGGAAGTTTATGCGCTTCACGAAGGATATCCAAATCCTTTTAATCCAGTTACAACATTGTCGTACCAGGTGCCGGAAGAGGTACATGTACAACTGGCTGTGTACGATCTACAGGGCAGGATGGTAGACTTGCTGGTAGATAAAACCGTGGCTGCCGGCAGGTATGAAGTCACGTTTGAGGCCAATCACCTGGCAAGTGGTGTCTATTTCTACACGATGCAGGCGGGTACACAACAATTTACGCGTACACTCTTGTTGACGAAGTAA